Below is a genomic region from Myxococcus fulvus.
CGAATTTGATTCATGCACGTTAACTATATGGATGTATGAACCAACGGCTCGGCCTCCTCCTCGAGTCCTTCCTGGGCCACGTGTCGCACTCGCGTGGCAGGGTGCTCTCGCTCCTCGCGGAGCACGGCGTCACGGCCGACCAGGGCATCCTGCTGCGCCACGTGCACGAGCAGCCGGGCATGCCCTTGTCGACCCTCGCGGAGCGCATGGGGCTGTCCCTGCCTTCAGTAAGTCAGATGGCCGAGCGCCTGGTGAAGCTCGGCTATGTGACGCGGCGCGAGGACCCGGAGGACCGCCGGCGCAAGTCGCTCCAGGTGACGGCCAAGGCGAGCCGCTTTCTCACCGCGTTCAAGAGGGTGCGCGCCGAGGAACTCGCCCTGGGCTCCGCGCGCCTCACGGCGCCCACGAAGCAGCGACTGGTGTCCGCGCTCGAGGCCGCCCTCGCGGAGCTCGAAGGAGAACCCTCATGATGCAGCTGGACCACCTGGCCGTGGACGCGCGCGACGTCGACGCGTCCTCCCAGTTCCTCGCGCGGATTCTGGGCGCAAAGGCCCCCGTCCCCGAGGGCGCCGATGACGACATGCGGCGCATCGACCTGGACCACGGCTGCTTCGTCCTGTTCTCACCCGCGTCCGAGCCGCGTTTCTCGCACGTGGCCTTCCGTGTCGACGCGAAGCGGTTCGCGGAGGTCGTGGAGCGGCTGCGCGCCGAGCGGGTCCCCTTTGGCAACGACCACTTCGACACGGCGAACGGGGAGACGGGAGATCCGCTCGGCGGCGCGGGCCGCGTCTACTTCAACGACCCCAATGGCCACCTGTGGGAGGTGACCTGCTGAGCCCGAGCCCGCGTGCGACCCCCGTCAATCGAGCGGGAACGCGCGCGCTTCCTCGGTGAGCCGCTGGATGCGCGCGAGCCTGCGCGCGTAGCGGTCCGTGCCGTTGCGCGTGTCGAACCGCGTGGCGATGGCCTGGGCCTGCTGACGCATCCACGCGTGCAGCGCCTTCACCTCGTAGCCCCCATCCGCGCGGTGCTCGGGGAAGGACTTCGTCAAGCGCAGGCTCACCACGTCCCGGTCTCCCGCCGCCAGCACGCGCTCCAGCAGGAACGTCGCCGCGACCAGGAAGACGAACCGGTCATTGTGGCTGCCGTGGTCCAGCGTCCACTCCAGGTGCTTCTCCAACAGCGTCAGCCCCCGCGCCAGGTTGCCCGTGAGCGTCAGGAACTCCAGGTGGTCCCCCACCGTGGCCAGGAAGTCGCGGTTCTTCGACGTCAGCGCGTACCCACGCCGGTGCAGCTCCGCCGCGTGCTCCAGCTCACCCAGCTTGAACAGGGGATAGAGCAGCGTGCCCAGCGTCAGGTGCGGAATCTCCGCGCACTTCACCCGCCCGTCCAGGATGGGCTTGGCCTTGCGCAGCGCCTGCTCCCACTCGCCCTTCTCCACGTGGTGGTCCAGCTCGTCGTCCAGCTCACACGCCCGGCAGTCCGTCAGGTGATCCCGGGGCGCCGCGAGCCACGCGTCCCACAGCCGGTCCACCTCCGCCACGTCATCACCCATGTCCCGCGCGGCCTGGTAGCGCAGCTTCAACACCGAGCGCTTGCCCGCGTCCACCTTGGTGAAGCACTGCTCGATGTCGTCCAGCGCGTCGACAATCTGTTTGCGGGAGATGTGCGGGAACTCCTTGATGCGCCCCACCACCCACTTCTGCTTCCAGAGCATCGCCTCCGGGTCGAAGCGCTCCGGGTCCTTCTTCTGCTGCCCCCGGCACCACGCGAAGGCCACCAGCGCCTTGTCCGGATAGCCTCCGAAGGTCGCCGCGTCGATGAGGTCGTCGCGCAGCTCGTAGCCCAGCTGCACGTCGCCGTGCGAGTCGGCCATCCGCACCGCTTCCTCCAACAGCCGCACCTTGCTCTCGCTGGAGCGCTGCCGGCTCGCCCTGTCCCACAGCGCCTGGGCCTCCTCGCGCCAGTCCGTCGACATCAGTGCAGCCCTCCCGAGCTTCCGCCTCCGTCACTCTCGCCGCCGCCACCCGTGCCCAACTGCGCGGAGATGAGCCCCAACAACCCCTGGTTCAGCAGTGTCATCTCCTGCGCGTTCAGCGGGTGCTGCCCGAGCAGCAACGCCTGCACGTAGAGCATCTCCACCGACAGCTTCATCATGTTCCGGTCCGACACCGCCGCCAGCCGCCGCACCACCGGATTGTGCAGGTTGAAGCACAGCTGCACCGGCTCGCCGCCCGCCGCCGCCATGACGCCCTCCAGCACGCTGGCGTACAAATCATCCGACTCGTCGCGGGCCCGCTCGGCGTCGCGCCGGAACGAGCCCTCCTCGTCCGAGCTGTAGAGCGTGGGCACCTCGGCCGGGAAGAACTTCTTCACCGCCACGCCGCAGTGGAACGGCGCCAGCACCTGCTCGGCCGTGCGCAACAGCGGGAACACCGCGTCGCGCTCGTCCATCGTCAGCTCCTCGAAGCTCTGCGGCAAGTCGGACGAGGAGAACGGCTCCACCTGCGCGTCCTGGATGACGTGCGGCAGCTTCTCCAGCAGCGCCGCGTCGTGCGTGTAGGCCGCGTTGATGATGCACAACCCCTGCGCGCCCGCCACCCGCGCCACCTGCCGGAAGCCATCCAGCGTGGACGTGTAGCGCACCACCGGATACGCCCGGCGGTACTCCGAGAGCGTCGTCACGCCCAGCGACGTCTCGAACGGCAGCCAGCCGATGACCAGCCGGTAGAAGTCGTCGTCGTCCAGCGCCAGCGCCTTGACGCTCAACCCGTGCAGGCCGATGAGCCGCTGGAGCGCGCGCGGGTCCTCGTGCGCCAGGTCCATCAGGTACTTGCGCAGCCCCTGTCCCAGCGCCACGCGGGCCTGGGCGAGCGAGTCATCCTCGTAGAACGACTCGCGGCTGGCGGTGGGCCTGAGCGCGTTGGCGTTCACCACGCACTTCACGAAGAAGGCCCAATCCGGCAGCAGGTTCTCCGCGCTCTCCGACAGCAGCATGTGCTTCAGGTACACGCGGTGCTTCTGCTTCGCGTTGAAGTGCGGCGACGCCGGCAGCACGAAGGCCACCCCGTCCACGTCCCCCGCCTGGGAGCGCAGCGGGATGCAGTCGATGAAGTCCGTCTCGAAGACCTCGCGCCCGTAGTCGAGCAGCGCCTTGCGACGCTCGGCCGCGCTCGCGTACTCGCGCCGCCATGGCGGTCCGTCCGCGTCCAGACGCTCCACCTCGGCGCCCACCGACAGGTGGATGGGGAAGGGCAGCAGGCCTCCGTAGTGCCGCGCCAGCTGCCGC
It encodes:
- a CDS encoding MarR family winged helix-turn-helix transcriptional regulator, which gives rise to MNQRLGLLLESFLGHVSHSRGRVLSLLAEHGVTADQGILLRHVHEQPGMPLSTLAERMGLSLPSVSQMAERLVKLGYVTRREDPEDRRRKSLQVTAKASRFLTAFKRVRAEELALGSARLTAPTKQRLVSALEAALAELEGEPS
- a CDS encoding VOC family protein is translated as MMQLDHLAVDARDVDASSQFLARILGAKAPVPEGADDDMRRIDLDHGCFVLFSPASEPRFSHVAFRVDAKRFAEVVERLRAERVPFGNDHFDTANGETGDPLGGAGRVYFNDPNGHLWEVTC
- a CDS encoding HSP90 family protein, whose product is MDHRFQVSLRGVIDLLSHHLYSSPGVYLRELLQNATDAIRARQHLEPSHTGTVRLELVEKQDGGPPTLVFSDDGVGLTEEEIHRFLATIGESSKREALEARRKDFIGQFGIGLLSCFMVCDELLLVTRSARGDGRTLEWRGRHDGTYAVQESAHPLDKPGTQVFLVARADMAEWFAVERVRQLARHYGGLLPFPIHLSVGAEVERLDADGPPWRREYASAAERRKALLDYGREVFETDFIDCIPLRSQAGDVDGVAFVLPASPHFNAKQKHRVYLKHMLLSESAENLLPDWAFFVKCVVNANALRPTASRESFYEDDSLAQARVALGQGLRKYLMDLAHEDPRALQRLIGLHGLSVKALALDDDDFYRLVIGWLPFETSLGVTTLSEYRRAYPVVRYTSTLDGFRQVARVAGAQGLCIINAAYTHDAALLEKLPHVIQDAQVEPFSSSDLPQSFEELTMDERDAVFPLLRTAEQVLAPFHCGVAVKKFFPAEVPTLYSSDEEGSFRRDAERARDESDDLYASVLEGVMAAAGGEPVQLCFNLHNPVVRRLAAVSDRNMMKLSVEMLYVQALLLGQHPLNAQEMTLLNQGLLGLISAQLGTGGGGESDGGGSSGGLH